The genome window CTACAGGCCGGAAATCCACAACTCCGACGGCCTCCTTTTCTCCACCGGGGAAAACGCCTGGGCCTGGGCGCCGCTTGCCAACCCCGCACGGTTGGCGATCAACACCTTCCCCATGGAAAACCCGCGCGGTTTCGGCCTGTTGCAGCGCGACGCCAATTTCGACCACTACCAGGACATCGCCGCCCGCTTTGAACGCAAAGCGTCGGTTTGGGTCGAGCCGCACGGCGACTGGGGACCGGGAAGGATAGAACTGATCCAGATCCCCAGTTCCGAGGAAATCCACGACAACATCACGGCCTTCTGGGTTCCGGATTCTCTCGCCCCCGCCGACGGCGCGAAAGATTCCCAAGCCCTGTCGCTGGCGTACAAGCTGTATTGGATGACGCCGGGAGTCACCCCCCACGCCCTGGGCCGCGCGACAGCCACCAGGCTGGTAAAAAGCGGCGATACCGCCCGTTTTTTGGTCGACTTTGAGAGCGAGGCGCTGGCAAGCCTGCCGGCGGATTTCGGCCTCACCAGCTTTGTCGAAACGCCGGAAAACGCCCCGATCGTCGAAAAGCAGCTCATGAAAAACCCGGCGACCGGCGGCTGGCGCTTGTCTTTCACCGTCAAGCTGCCCCGCCAGGACAGTGTTATGCAAAGCATCATCTCCGCCCGCGAAGGCTCGGCCCGGCTGCGCTTCCGCGCCCTGCTCAAAAAGGGGGAGAATCTGCCGGCCCCCCTTACGGAAGAATGGATTTACGATTTGCCGCTGTAGCCCGCCCGCAGGCATGAACGCACCATGACAATGAACCAGGCACGCATACCGGACACCAAAAGCCTTGTCGCGCGCGACAGGGTCCTTCTCTACACGCGCGGCATGGATATCGAGCCGGAGGACGGCGTGGCCCTCGCGCTGGAAAGTATGCGCCGCGCGGGGCGCGGCGCCGGGCCGGACAAGGTGATGGCAGAATTGTTCGGGCTCTTGCGGGAAAACGGCGGCCCTCCTGCCGTGGCGGGCGGCGAATCCCTGCCGCTGGTATGCGCGCCCCCTCTGAACCGCAGAACCGTTTTGCCGAAAGATATGGAACCCCTCTCGCTCACGACGGCGATCATCAAATGGTGCCGGACGGTTTTTACCCGGACGGCAAAAAAGGATGCTACAAAGGATGAAGGCTGAGACTCCCAACCCCGCATGGATGCATGCGGGAAACCGCCGCCGCTCGGTCCTGCTCGCGCTTATCCTCATCCCGTCTCTTCTCGCGGCCACGATCATGTACTCGCTCCTGCCCGCGGCAACGGGTTTGTTGTGGAACTCCGTCATCACGGCGCTCTTCGCTGTCCTCTTTTCCTGGATATCCGTGGGGTTCTGGAGTTCCCTGGCCGGGTGCGTCATTGTTTTCAACAAAGTGGACAAATACAGCGTAACGGCGAACCTTCCGGAAAGCTGTGATCTCCCCGATGACTTCCGCACCGCCCTCCTGTTTCCCGTCTATAATGAAGACACCCGGATGGTGGCCGAAGGCATACGCACGGTTATCGCCTCCCTGCGCGAGCTGGGTGTTGCGAATCATTTCGACACCTTTATTTTGAGCGATTCCACGGACCCGGAAGCCTGGGTCCGGGAAGAAGAGGCATGGTACTCCCTGGTGCGGGAGGAAAACGCCTTCGGCCGCATCTTTTATCGCCGCCGGAGAAGCAACCTGAAACGCAAAAGCGGCAACATCGCGGACTTCTGCCGGCGTTGGGGCGCGAATTACCGCTACATGATCGTCTTTGACGCGGACAGCGTCATGGCGGGAAAAACCCTGGCCCGCATGGTGCAGGCCATGGAAGCCCATACCGATATCGGCATCTTGCAAACCCCGCCGAAAGCCTTTGGCAGCCGTTCCCTCATCGCCAGGGTCCAGCAGTTCGCCAACCACCTGTACGGCCCTATTTTCGCGGCGGGCCTGCATTACTGGCAACTCGGCGACGCCCAGTACTGGGGGCACAACGCCATCATCCGGACAGCCCCGTTCATGGAATTCTGCCAGCTGCCGACCCTGCCCGGCA of uncultured delta proteobacterium contains these proteins:
- a CDS encoding hypothetical protein (Evidence 5 : No homology to any previously reported sequences) translates to MTMNQARIPDTKSLVARDRVLLYTRGMDIEPEDGVALALESMRRAGRGAGPDKVMAELFGLLRENGGPPAVAGGESLPLVCAPPLNRRTVLPKDMEPLSLTTAIIKWCRTVFTRTAKKDATKDEG